From the genome of Luteibacter rhizovicinus DSM 16549:
GTGATGCTCCGGGGCACGGATGCCGCCGCCCCACGGGGCGCGCCAGACGGCCGGCACGGTCATGCGGCCGCGCGTACGGTTGCGCATGCGGGCGGCGTGGCAGGCGATGTGCTCCATCATCGGGTAGATGAAGCCTTCGAACTGGGCCTCGGCGACGGGCTTCATGCCCTGCACGGCCAGGCCGATGGTCAGGCCGGCGATGGTGGCTTCGTCCAGCGGCGTGTCGATGACGCGCATTTCGCCGAACTGTTCCTGCAGGCCCTGGGTGGCGCGGAACACGCCGCCGTTGACGCCGACGTCCTCACCGAGCACCACGACGCTGTCGTCGTTGCGCATCTCGTAGGCAAGCGCCTGGGTCACTGCTTCGATAAGAGTGATTTGTGCCATGGGAAGGGTTCCTTACGACGTGCGATCGAGGGAAGCGGCGAGCTCGCGCTGCGCTTCGAGGTCGGCCGGGAGTTCGGCGTACAGATAGTCGAACATCGCCGTTGCCGGCTGGTTCTTCGTCTCCAGATACGCATTGACCTCGTTGTCCATCCAGTCGTCGCACTCGGCCTTCCAGGCCTCTTCCTTCGCGTCGTCCCACTTGCCCTTGCCTTCGAGCCACTTGCGCAGGCGCGGAATGGGGTCGCGTTCCCAGGCGTCCTTCACTTCCTGCTCGCCGCGGTAGCGGCGGGCATCGTCGGCCGTGGTGTGGTCGCCGAGGCGGTAGGTCACCGCTTCGATCACGCTGGCGCCCTGGCCGGAGCGGGCGCGCTCGAGCGCGATCTCCATGGCGGCGCGCACGGCGATGATGTCGTTGCCGTCCACCTGGATGCAGGGCAGGCCGGCGGCGATGCCCTTCTGGGCGAGCGTGCCGGAGCCGCTCTGGATGCGACGCGGCACCGAGATCGCCCACTGGTTGTTCACGATCACGGCGACCATCGGCAGCTGCTGTGCGCCGGCCACATTGATTGCGCCGTAGAAGTCGCCCTTGGACGAACCACCGTCACCGATGGTGCAGACGGCTACGCGCGGTTCCTTGCGGATCTTGAAGGCGAGGGCGGAACCGGCGGCGTGCAGGCACTGCGTGCCGATCGGCACGCACCAGGCGAAGTCATGGGCGGGCGCGTCGGCGAAGTCGTTGCCGCGCTCGTCGCCACCCCAATAGGTGTAGACCTCGCGCGGCTTGACGCCGCGGTACAGCTGGGCGCCGTACTCGCGGTAGGACACGGCCAGCGAGTCTTCGCGGCGCATGGCGCTGCCGATGCCCACGTGCGCGGCTTCATGGCCGAGGCACGAGGCGTAGGTGCCGAGCTTGCCGGTGCGCTGCAGGGCGATCGACTTGGCGTCGAACACCCGCGTGGACACCATCAGCTTGTAGAGCTCGACCATGTGGTCGAGATCCTTGGCGAAGGCGGGGAGTTCCTTTCCGGTTTCCTTGCCGTCCTGGTCAAGGTATTGCAGGTATTCGATTTCGAACTTGGCGGCGATGGACACGACTCGCTCCCAGGGGAAGGGTTAGAAACGACACGCACGATGGGGGAAGCGGACGGGCCCATCCAGTGGGGCACGATCGACTTTCGGGTTGTTGCGAGCCGGACTAGATATCAGGGGTATTATGGCCCGGCAAGGCACGGCGCAGCATAGAACCGGTTGTCTCCAGTCCCGAAACCGCGCCACGGCGCCGTTTGCGCCGATCCACCCCTAATGTGAAATCGTCCATGGCCAACTCCCAGCGCGACCTCGAACCCGGTATCCGCACCGATCTCGACGGCCGTCTCACCTACGGCGAGTACCTCAGGCTGGACCAGGTACTGAGCGCGCAGGTACCCCGCAGCCAGCCCGCGCACCACGACGAGATGCTCTTCATCGTCCAGCACCAGACCTCCGAGCTGTGGCTGAAGCTGATGATCCACGAGCTGGACGCCGCGCTGGCCCACCTGCGGGCGGACGATGTGGACGGGACGCTGAAGATCCTGGCCCGGGTCAAGGCCATCCAGCGCCAGCTCTACGAGCAGTGGGGCGTGCTGGAAACCCTCACCCCGGCCGAATACCTGCAGTTCCGCGACGTGCTGGGCCCCTCGTCGGGCTTCCAGTCCCTGCAGTACCGCATGGTGGAGTTCCTGCTCGGCAACAAGCACGCCGACATGCTCCGCGTCTTCGAGCACGATCCGGTGGCTCACGCGCGCCTGAAGCTGGTCTTCGAAGCGCCCGGCCTCTATGACGAATTCCTGCGCTACCTGGCGCGCCGCGGCCACCCGGTGCCGGTGGACCTGCTGGAGCGCGACCTGACCCAGCCCTGGCGAAGCCAGCCCGCGCTGCTGCCCGTGTTCAAGCGAATCTACGAAGACACCGCCCACCACTGGCCTGAGTATCATCTCAGCGAAGAACTGGTCGACATCGAAGAGTCGTTCCAGCTCTGGCGCTTCCGCCACATGAAGACCGTGGAACGCATCATCGGCTTCCGGGCCGGCACCGGCGGTTCGTCCGGCGTGGCCTTCCTGCGCAAGGCGCTGGAGCAGAGTTTCTTCCCCGAACTGATCGAAGTACGCACCATCCTGGGAACGTAAATATTTGACGGGCGGCAGCCCGGACAGTTAAACACCCTGCACCAAGCGTCTTCACGCCCAAGGGAACTGCATGACTCCGACTGCCCCAGCCAACGCCAGGCCCGTGCCCGATTACCCGCAGACCCTCGGTCATCCGCGTCCCTTGTGGATGCTGTTCATGACCGAGTTCTGGGAGCGCTTTGCGTTCTACGGCATGCGCTGGGCGCTCACTCTGTACATCGTGGCCCAGTTCTTCCACGGCGATCAGGCGGGGCAGGGGTACGCCAGCCGCACCTACGGCTCGTACCTGGCGCTGGTCTACGCGTCAGCCATCTTCGGCGGCTACGTGGCCGACCGGGTGCTCGGCTACCAGCGATCGATCCTGGTCGGCGCGGCGGTCATGGGCACCGGCCTGTTCCTGGTCATGGTGCCCAGCCAGGATGTCTTCCTGATCGGCCTGGCGACGGTGATCGTCGGCAACGGCCTGTTCAAGCCGAACATTTCGTCGCTGGTGGGGCAGATCTACCCGGTGGGCGACGACCGTCGCGACCGTGGCTTCACGATCTTCTACATGGGTATCAACATGGGCGGCTTCCTCGCCCCGTTGGTGACCGGCTGGCTGGCTTCCGTGCTGACCGACACGCCGCTGCAGGACAACTACAAGGCCGTCTTCGCCGCGACCGGCTTCGGCATGGTGGTGTGTTTCATCTGGTTCCTGGTCGGCAAGCGTCAGCTGAAAGGCGTGGGCCTGCCGCCGCCGGAGCGCCACGAGGGCAAGAACCTCATCGGCGTGATCATCGGCATCATCGTGGCGATTCCGCTGGTTTACCTGCTGATGGCGAAAGCCGGCGCGATTTTCATCGCCTGGCTGCTGGGCGCGCTGTTCATCGGTGTGGCCGTGATGCTGGTGCTCGAGGCCGTGCGTCACGACCGCATCCAGATCCACCGCGTCATCGCCATGCTGCTGCTGTTTGCCTTCAACGTGCTGTTCTGGATGTTCTTCGAGCAGGCCGGCAGCTCGTTCAACTTCCTCGCGCAGAACATCGTCGATCGCGACATGTTCGGCGGTTGGGAGTTCCCGACCGGCTGGTTCCAGTCGGTGAATTCAGCGGCGATCCTGGTCTTCGCGCCGCTGGTGGCACTGGCCTGGGGCTGGTCGGCACGACACAAGCTGGAACCGTCGATCCCGCGCAAGTTCGGGCTTGGCCTGATCTTCAACGCGCTCGCCTTCCTGGTGCTGATGTACGCCCTGGCGAGTCTCGTCGGTGGCGACGGCCACATCCCGTTCTGGCCGCTCGCGGCCTGCTACGTGCTGCAGACCATCGGTGAGCTGTGCCTGTCGCCCATCGGTCTGTCCATGGTGACCAAGCTGGCGCCGATGCGCGTGGTCGGCCTCGCCATGGGTGGCTGGTTCCTCTCCACAGCCATCGGCAACAACCTCTCGGGCCTGCTTGCCGGCCACATCAGCGGCGAGACCGGCATGACCGTGGCCTCGGCACTGAGCGGCTTCACCTTCAGCTTCGAGCTGCTGGTGGGTGCGGGTATCGTGCTGTTCCTGATCGCGCCGCTGATCAACCGCCTCATGCACGGCGTCAAATAAGGCGCTTTCCGGCTGGAATGCCGCTCTGTGTGGGAGCCGATTTATCGGCGATAGGCCTCTCGGCATCTCCGCTCCGTCGGCTTTTCGCCGATGAATCGGCTCCCACATGTATCTCTAAAGCGCCAGCAGCTTGTCCAGGATGCTGTTCAGCTGCGCCTGCTCGCCCTCGTCGAGGCGGGCCAGCAAGTCGCGCTCGTGCGCCCGTGCCAGCGGTGCGACCTCGTCGTGAATCGCCCATCCGGCCTCGGACAGCTGCAGCACCGAGCGGCGCTTGTCGCCATCGTGGATGCCCCGGTCGACACGCCCGGCGTTGACCAGCCGGGCCACGGCGCGACTCACCGCCACCTTGTCCATGGCGCTCCGGTCCACCACTTCCCTTGCAGAGATCTCGGGAAACCGCGCCAGGATCGTCATGACACGCCATTCCGTCATGCTCAGTTCGAAGCGATCCTGGTATTCAGACGCGATCGACTGGCTCACCGTGTTCGAGAGGATGGACAGGCGATAGGGCAGGAAATGCTCGAGCTCCAACGGGGCATGGGCGGGAACGGTTTCTAGGGTCATGCTGCGCTGGTCCTTGCAAATGGTTACAAGTGAAACTATAACGTGGGGGTAGACGGCGCAAGCCGTGCCCCAAG
Proteins encoded in this window:
- the pdhA gene encoding pyruvate dehydrogenase (acetyl-transferring) E1 component subunit alpha, which encodes MSIAAKFEIEYLQYLDQDGKETGKELPAFAKDLDHMVELYKLMVSTRVFDAKSIALQRTGKLGTYASCLGHEAAHVGIGSAMRREDSLAVSYREYGAQLYRGVKPREVYTYWGGDERGNDFADAPAHDFAWCVPIGTQCLHAAGSALAFKIRKEPRVAVCTIGDGGSSKGDFYGAINVAGAQQLPMVAVIVNNQWAISVPRRIQSGSGTLAQKGIAAGLPCIQVDGNDIIAVRAAMEIALERARSGQGASVIEAVTYRLGDHTTADDARRYRGEQEVKDAWERDPIPRLRKWLEGKGKWDDAKEEAWKAECDDWMDNEVNAYLETKNQPATAMFDYLYAELPADLEAQRELAASLDRTS
- a CDS encoding tryptophan 2,3-dioxygenase; amino-acid sequence: MANSQRDLEPGIRTDLDGRLTYGEYLRLDQVLSAQVPRSQPAHHDEMLFIVQHQTSELWLKLMIHELDAALAHLRADDVDGTLKILARVKAIQRQLYEQWGVLETLTPAEYLQFRDVLGPSSGFQSLQYRMVEFLLGNKHADMLRVFEHDPVAHARLKLVFEAPGLYDEFLRYLARRGHPVPVDLLERDLTQPWRSQPALLPVFKRIYEDTAHHWPEYHLSEELVDIEESFQLWRFRHMKTVERIIGFRAGTGGSSGVAFLRKALEQSFFPELIEVRTILGT
- a CDS encoding peptide MFS transporter, which produces MTPTAPANARPVPDYPQTLGHPRPLWMLFMTEFWERFAFYGMRWALTLYIVAQFFHGDQAGQGYASRTYGSYLALVYASAIFGGYVADRVLGYQRSILVGAAVMGTGLFLVMVPSQDVFLIGLATVIVGNGLFKPNISSLVGQIYPVGDDRRDRGFTIFYMGINMGGFLAPLVTGWLASVLTDTPLQDNYKAVFAATGFGMVVCFIWFLVGKRQLKGVGLPPPERHEGKNLIGVIIGIIVAIPLVYLLMAKAGAIFIAWLLGALFIGVAVMLVLEAVRHDRIQIHRVIAMLLLFAFNVLFWMFFEQAGSSFNFLAQNIVDRDMFGGWEFPTGWFQSVNSAAILVFAPLVALAWGWSARHKLEPSIPRKFGLGLIFNALAFLVLMYALASLVGGDGHIPFWPLAACYVLQTIGELCLSPIGLSMVTKLAPMRVVGLAMGGWFLSTAIGNNLSGLLAGHISGETGMTVASALSGFTFSFELLVGAGIVLFLIAPLINRLMHGVK
- a CDS encoding MarR family winged helix-turn-helix transcriptional regulator; this translates as MTLETVPAHAPLELEHFLPYRLSILSNTVSQSIASEYQDRFELSMTEWRVMTILARFPEISAREVVDRSAMDKVAVSRAVARLVNAGRVDRGIHDGDKRRSVLQLSEAGWAIHDEVAPLARAHERDLLARLDEGEQAQLNSILDKLLAL